The Brachyspira hyodysenteriae ATCC 27164 genome includes a window with the following:
- a CDS encoding 6-bladed beta-propeller, with protein sequence MRIKLLAVIVLFLMTISLSYTFDKTPYYVNTETYDSYRELLRGVHYYNQERYDASIASFRNSLNTNPTDKFIRYWYSKSLYKAGYMSLAINEWLNITRMGYEDPIILSKINKYDSANVNEERENILSNFIYLKAFSTNLNFRKNINQPIQIKVMSDGSLYVLDYSDSSLKKFDINGNLIGKISHGKRLEKQQTSWWRNLLQFAAKVYPYEKLENPRGFDIDANGYIYIANTKKDKILKYDANHNYITNIGVSGVSNGQLLGPSSVAVDREGNLYVSDTGNNRIVIFDIEGNFLYSFGKLGENNGEFFSPAGIAVDDKYIYVADMGNKRIQQFDLSGNYIQSIKHNLFNEPRGLSFAKDGNLYIADGSKVFYYNIAESDFTIFNNSERYTVTPTSIAEGPDGNIYLTDFMSGRIDVYTRKEEYYANLDVFVDREYLNRFPVVVASVTVRDRAMNPVVGLTPENFFVTENAGVAHKVGFYDAPELHEYRFVYLIEDSLAAKPYESRIKEEISNFTMSLTNNDEVLVIHYNDQVYKSDNYDARNLRILENANAFHFTGGISALDDAYYEAIRLSGNSFKKTAIIHFSVTSPDDRVFDMMNFNDVASFAKNNAVSLNQVYIGTNKSNYFLDLMTENTYGYIIDADYSINYTAELNRMKNINFGRYFIYYNSFRNLAQSGQFRALNVKVQYRDMYGEEEVGYVVP encoded by the coding sequence ATGAGAATAAAACTTCTAGCGGTTATAGTATTATTTTTAATGACTATATCGCTTTCATACACTTTCGACAAAACTCCGTATTATGTAAACACAGAAACTTATGACTCATACAGAGAGTTATTGAGAGGGGTGCATTATTATAATCAGGAAAGATATGATGCATCCATAGCTAGTTTTAGAAACTCTCTTAATACAAATCCTACTGATAAGTTCATAAGATATTGGTATAGTAAGTCTTTATACAAAGCCGGATATATGTCCTTAGCTATTAATGAATGGCTTAATATTACGAGAATGGGTTATGAAGATCCTATAATACTTTCTAAAATTAATAAATATGATTCTGCAAATGTTAATGAAGAGAGAGAAAATATTTTGAGTAATTTTATTTATTTGAAAGCATTCTCTACAAATCTTAATTTTAGAAAAAATATTAATCAGCCTATACAAATAAAAGTAATGTCTGATGGAAGTTTATATGTTTTGGATTATAGTGATTCTTCATTAAAGAAATTTGATATTAATGGAAATCTAATAGGTAAAATATCCCATGGAAAAAGATTAGAAAAACAGCAGACTAGCTGGTGGAGAAATTTACTTCAGTTTGCAGCAAAAGTTTATCCTTATGAAAAATTAGAAAATCCTAGAGGTTTTGATATAGATGCAAACGGATATATATATATAGCCAATACTAAAAAAGATAAAATATTAAAATATGATGCTAATCATAATTATATTACAAATATTGGTGTATCCGGTGTAAGTAATGGTCAGCTTCTTGGACCTTCATCTGTTGCTGTTGATAGAGAAGGAAATTTATATGTTTCTGATACAGGAAATAATAGAATAGTTATATTTGATATAGAAGGAAATTTCTTATATAGTTTTGGAAAACTTGGTGAAAATAATGGAGAGTTCTTTTCTCCTGCGGGCATAGCGGTTGATGACAAATATATTTATGTTGCTGATATGGGTAATAAAAGAATACAGCAATTTGATTTGAGCGGAAATTATATTCAGAGTATAAAGCATAATTTATTTAATGAGCCTAGAGGTTTATCTTTTGCTAAAGATGGAAATCTTTATATAGCTGATGGAAGTAAGGTTTTTTATTATAATATAGCTGAATCAGATTTTACAATATTTAATAATTCCGAAAGATATACAGTAACTCCTACTTCTATTGCTGAGGGACCTGATGGAAATATATATCTTACTGATTTTATGTCTGGAAGAATTGATGTATATACTAGAAAAGAAGAATATTACGCTAATTTAGATGTATTTGTAGACAGAGAATATTTAAATAGATTCCCTGTTGTTGTAGCTTCTGTTACAGTGAGAGATAGAGCTATGAACCCTGTAGTTGGATTAACTCCTGAAAATTTCTTTGTTACAGAGAATGCAGGTGTTGCTCATAAAGTTGGTTTTTATGATGCTCCTGAATTGCATGAATATAGATTCGTGTATTTAATAGAAGATAGTCTTGCTGCTAAACCTTATGAGAGCAGAATTAAAGAAGAGATTAGTAATTTTACTATGAGCTTAACTAATAATGATGAAGTTTTAGTTATACATTATAATGACCAGGTTTACAAGTCTGATAATTATGATGCTAGAAATTTAAGAATACTTGAAAATGCTAATGCTTTCCATTTTACAGGCGGAATATCTGCTTTGGATGATGCTTATTATGAAGCTATAAGACTTTCAGGAAATAGTTTTAAGAAAACTGCTATTATACATTTTTCAGTAACTAGTCCTGACGACAGAGTATTTGATATGATGAACTTTAATGATGTAGCAAGTTTTGCTAAAAACAATGCAGTTTCATTAAACCAAGTTTATATCGGTACAAATAAATCTAATTATTTCTTAGATTTAATGACTGAGAATACTTACGGTTATATTATAGATGCTGATTATTCTATAAATTATACTGCTGAGCTTAATAGAATGAAAAATATAAATTTTGGAAGATATTTCATATACTATAACAGTTTTAGAAATTTAGCTCAGTCAGGACAGTTTAGGGCTTTGAATGTTAAGGTTCAATATAGAGATATGTATGGTGAAGAAGAAGTTGGTTATGTAGTGCCATAA
- a CDS encoding lytic transglycosylase domain-containing protein has translation MIESIQRIHARIGEIQDTFNKLGFAPINTQIPTKPFAEHLNEAMAENKVNNIDGSIVNDTNKKLDNGKVINGDTSSDAFKGNISFGVYDSNTNNFAKAINAYKKASVESFPTKYDDIIKEAAEKYSLPENLIKAVIKQESNYVPNAVSHKGAVGLMQIMPQTGVGLGITDTEMLKDPYTNIMAGSRYLSQMLNRYDGRLDLSLSAYNAGPALVDRLQRIPNIEETQKYVKNIIGYIK, from the coding sequence ATGATAGAATCAATACAAAGAATACATGCCAGAATAGGCGAGATTCAGGATACTTTTAATAAATTAGGTTTTGCTCCTATTAATACTCAGATTCCTACTAAACCTTTTGCTGAACATTTAAATGAAGCTATGGCAGAAAACAAAGTCAATAATATTGATGGTTCTATAGTTAATGATACAAATAAAAAGTTAGATAATGGAAAAGTAATTAATGGAGATACTTCTTCTGATGCTTTCAAAGGAAATATATCATTTGGTGTTTATGATAGTAATACAAATAATTTTGCTAAAGCTATAAATGCTTATAAAAAAGCTTCAGTAGAAAGTTTCCCTACTAAATATGATGATATAATTAAAGAGGCAGCAGAGAAATATTCTTTGCCTGAAAATTTAATAAAAGCGGTTATAAAGCAGGAATCAAACTATGTGCCTAATGCTGTAAGTCATAAAGGTGCTGTTGGTTTGATGCAGATAATGCCGCAAACAGGTGTTGGCTTAGGTATTACTGATACAGAAATGCTTAAAGATCCATACACTAATATAATGGCTGGAAGCAGATATTTATCACAGATGTTAAACAGATATGATGGAAGACTTGATTTATCCTTATCTGCTTATAATGCCGGACCTGCTTTGGTAGACAGATTACAGAGAATCCCTAATATAGAGGAAACTCAAAAATATGTTAAAAACATTATAGGATATATAAAGTAA
- a CDS encoding flagellar FliJ family protein, whose protein sequence is MKRFDFKLEPLYKLRKNIEKQKQAEVAEVSALYNKERDGKDDCISKINDGIRIVDSMEDSEEMLNMSIYLGEYISALNSQIAIHEDNMAEISVELRKRQEVLQEASRQRRAVELLKEKKLLEYKKLMNKEEQAKLDEWKKEYVSSDAYEY, encoded by the coding sequence ATGAAGAGATTTGATTTTAAGCTTGAGCCTTTATATAAACTTAGAAAAAATATAGAAAAGCAAAAACAAGCTGAAGTAGCTGAAGTTTCTGCTTTATATAATAAAGAGCGTGATGGAAAAGATGATTGCATTTCAAAAATCAATGATGGTATAAGAATCGTTGATAGTATGGAAGACAGTGAAGAAATGCTTAATATGAGTATTTATCTTGGAGAATATATAAGTGCTTTAAATTCTCAGATAGCTATTCATGAAGATAATATGGCAGAAATAAGTGTTGAGCTTAGAAAAAGGCAGGAAGTTTTACAAGAGGCATCAAGGCAGAGAAGAGCCGTTGAGCTTTTAAAAGAAAAGAAATTATTAGAATATAAAAAATTAATGAATAAAGAAGAACAAGCTAAGCTAGATGAATGGAAGAAAGAATATGTTTCTAGTGATGCTTATGAATATTAA